In the Populus trichocarpa isolate Nisqually-1 chromosome 1, P.trichocarpa_v4.1, whole genome shotgun sequence genome, one interval contains:
- the LOC18095638 gene encoding receptor-like protein kinase THESEUS 1: MVSMKLVSWLPVVVACVLFEFLGYSGSFAAFTPPDNYLVACGSSQNVIFQGKTYVPDSGHSSLTLNTGTSVAAKSNSSFPSPIYQSARILSGISSYKFDIKQEGRHWIRLYFYPIPNSGQNLMSASITVATDDFVLLNNFTFKNYNGSYMFKEYAVNVTSDTLTLSFIPSNNSVTFINAIEVVSIPDQVFPDQAVAINPSTPFSGLSELAFETVFRLNTGGPLITAENDTLGRIWENDAKYLHVNSSALNVSVNPASIRYPPAVTTEIAPNWVYASADVMGDANVANMNFNITWVFSVNQNFRYFVRVHFCDIVSKALNNLVFNLYINDDNAVESLDLSTFTGGLSVPYYRDFVSNASVDSDTFTVSVGPDLTTDLANATMNGLEIFKISNEAKSLDGLSSVESLLPQSPLKKNKIGIIIGSIVGAVVAFGLIGLCYCCLAAHRSKTTTHQAHPWLPLPLYGNSQTMTKMSTTSQKSGTASCISLTSSNLGRLFTFQEILDATNKFDESLLLGVGGFGRVYKGTVEDGTKVAVKRGNPRSEQGLAEFRTEIEMLSKLRHRHLVSLIGYCDERSEMILVYEYMANGPLRSHLYGTDLPPLSWKQRLEICIGAARGLHYLHTGAAQSIIHRDVKTTNILLDENFVAKVADFGLSKTGPSLDQTHVSTAVKGSFGYLDPEYFRRQQLTEKSDVYSFGVVLMEVLCTRPALNPVLPREQVNIAEWAMTWQKKGMLDQIMDSNLAGKVNPASLKKFGETAEKCLAEHGVDRPSMGDVLWNLEYALQLEETSSALMEPEDNSTNHIPGIPLTPLEPFDNSVSIIDGGNSGTDDDAEDAATSAVFSQLVNPRGR; this comes from the coding sequence ATGGTGAGCATGAAACTAGTGAGCTGGTTACCTGTAGTTGTtgcttgtgttttatttgagttCCTTGGTTATAGTGGATCATTTGCTGCATTCACTCCTCCTGATAACTACTTGGTGGCTTGTGGTTCTTCACAAAATGTCATCTTCCAAGGAAAAACTTATGTTCCTGACTCAGGGCATTCTTCTCTCACTTTAAACACTGGAACTTCTGTTGCTGCTAAGTCCAATTCTAGTTTCCCATCTCCTATCTACCAATCTGCTCGAATTTTGTCAGGCATATCGTCTTACAAATTTGATATTAAGCAAGAAGGTAGGCATTGGATCCGTCTTTATTTTTACCCTATTCCAAACTCAGGCCAAAACTTGATGTCTGCGTCAATCACTGTAGCCACAGACGATTTTGTACTTTTGAACAATTTCACATTCAAGAACTATAATGGTTCTTACATGTTCAAGGAGTACGCAGTCAATGTGACTTCTGATACTTTGACCCTTTCCTTCATTCCTTCAAACAATTCTGTCACATTTATTAATGCAATCGAAGTTGTTTCTATCCCTGATCAAGTCTTTCCAGACCAGGCAGTAGCTATAAATCCATCTACCCCTTTTAGTGGTCTTTCTGAACTTGCCTTCGAAACTGTTTTCCGGTTAAACACTGGAGGTCCGTTGATCACTGCAGAAAATGATACTCTTGGAAGAATTTGGGAGAATGATGCCAAATATCTCCATGTGAACAGCTCTGCATTGAATGTTTCAGTTAACCCTGCATCCATAAGATATCCACCTGCTGTCACTACTGAAATAGCACCAAATTGGGTTTATGCCTCCGCTGATGTGATGGGAGATGCAAATGTAGCCAACATGAACTTCAACATAACTTGGGTGTTCTCTGTCAATCAAAACTTCCGCTATTTTGTGCGGGTACATTTCTGTGACATTGTGAGTAAGGCTCTGAACAATCTTGTGTTCAATCTGTACATAAATGATGATAATGCTGTTGAGAGTCTTGACCTCTCAACCTTTACCGGTGGCTTGAGTGTACCCTATTACAGAGACTTTGTCTCCAACGCATCAGTAGATTCAGATACTTTCACTGTAAGTGTTGGTCCAGATTTAACAACAGATTTGGCAAATGCAACTATGAATGGGCTGGAGATTTTCAAAATCAGTAATGAAGCTAAAAGCTTGGATGGGCTTTCATCTGTTGAGAGCCTCCTTCCTCAATCaccattgaagaaaaacaagattggAATTATCATTGGTTCGATTGTTGGAGCTGTGGTTGCATTTGGTTTGATTGGTCTCTGTTACTGTTGCTTGGCAGCACACAGGTCAAAGACTACTACTCACCAGGCACATCCATGGCTGCCATTGCCATTATATGGAAACTCTCAGACCATGACCAAGATGTCCACAACTTCTCAAAAGAGTGGAACGGCAAGCTGCATCTCATTGACTTCCTCTAATCTTGGTCGGCTCTTCACATTCCAAGAAATCCTCGATGCAACGAACAAGTTCGATGAGAGCCTGCTTCTTGGGGTTGGTGGTTTTGGCAGGGTGTACAAAGGAACCGTTGAAGATGGAACCAAAGTAGCTGTCAAAAGAGGAAATCCCAGATCCGAACAAGGTCTTGCTGAATTCCGAACTGAGATTGAAATGTTATCGAAGCTTCGCCACCGTCATCTTGTCTCTCTTATTGGCTATTGTGATGAGCGGTCAGAAATGATTCTTGTCTATGAATACATGGCTAATGGACCCCTTAGGAGCCATCTATATGGAACTGATCTTCCACCTCTATCATGGAAGCAACGACTAGAAATATGCATTGGGGCTGCCAGGGGCCTGCATTATCTCCACACAGGTGCTGCTCAAAGCATTATTCACCGAGATGTCAAGACAACAAACATTCTGTTGGATGAAAATTTCGTGGCCAAAGTTGCTGATTTTGGCCTCTCAAAAACAGGCCCATCTCTTGATCAGACCCATGTGAGCACAGCTGTTAAGGGTAGCTTTGGTTACCTTGATCCTGAGTACTTCAGAAGGCAACAACTCACAGAGAAGTCAGATGTGTATTCATTTGGAGTGGTTCTAATGGAAGTTCTCTGCACTAGACCGGCTCTAAACCCTGTTCTCCCGAGGGAACAAGTCAATATAGCAGAGTGGGCAATGACCTGGCAGAAGAAGGGCATGTTGGATCAAATCATGGACTCCAATCTAGCAGGTAAGGTGAATCCAGCTTCTCTCAAGAAATTTGGGGAGACAGCTGAGAAATGCCTTGCAGAGCATGGAGTTGACAGGCCATCAATGGGAGACGTCTTATGGAATCTCGAGTATGCTCTTCAGCTTGAGGAGACCTCATCTGCACTCATGGAACCTGAAGATAACAGCACAAACCATATCCCAGGCATTCCGTTGACACCACTTGAACCATTTGATAACAGCGTAAGTATAATTGATGGAGGGAACTCTGGAACAGACGATGATGCTGAGGATGCT